The following DNA comes from Cuculus canorus isolate bCucCan1 chromosome 7, bCucCan1.pri, whole genome shotgun sequence.
AGAACCCACCATGTTTTAAAGGCAGGGAGTTAAAGCCCTGTAAAATCCCTGCTGTAAGGATCTCAAGTcatcttccctccccttcctaGGCCGTGATATTCCATTGCTTGGAGAGCTTCCTACGCCGGTTGCCCTTTCAGCGATTACTTCTAGTCACTTTGACACAAAAACACGCTCTCTAGTGAAATAAACTCCATTCTCCTCTCCCACAAGAAGACATTTATTACATAGATAACACAGTACTAGCAGAACAGGTGACAGACTTTCAATACCCAAGATCACATTTGACATTTTCAGGGAGGCATTGAGGACAAAGCAGTTGATTTGGGAGATCACACTGGCTCAGAAgaataaataccttttttctttacacatCAGCTATGGTAACTGTCTTCAAACAATAGTTTCTTACATATCTTACATGTCACAAATGCACAAGAAGTTTTATCAACGTATCTGGGTTGTGTATTGTTTAACAATGGGCTGACTGGGGTTTAGAGATACTTGGCTTCTACTGAGCTCACCCACATTAATGGCTCGCCAGGTTCTGAACAAGTACAGACAAATCAGCTCTGAGCAGCAAAAAAAGCCTGAATCACATTGAAATACAGTAAttccatgaaagaaaaagcctaaCTTGCTTCCAATTTCCCCCCTTCCCAAAAACAGTTTTTtgtggaataaaaaagaaaaaaaaaaaaacttcagtaGCTCCAAATTAACAAGTATTCGACCTATTTCATGTCAGGCAGAAGCTGTGCTAGTGTTTCAGTTTGCTTTGCGAGTTACAGGTGTGAAATGCAGTCCCTAGAGCCAAACAGCGAAGCACAGGCACACAGGTGCCTCCCCGGCCCCGAACAGCGACACTTGGGGCAGGGCTCGCGCTGCAGCCGCGCGTTTGAAATGACAGAGTTCATAGTACAAGGAAGAAAGCCAAACAATGACTTAAAGCCTCCACAGCTTCAGGCTGCGTTGAAGTTATTACATACAGCTTATCAAAAGGGTTTAGGAAAGATTGTTACCAAATAAACTAATCTATTCATCTACTGTTTTCCCCCTAAACAAGTGGAATTTTTCAAACTCCTTCACTACACCAAGAGTACATAGAACTGAATCAGTGTTCATAGGAGTAACAGTACAACCACCTTTATTGAACCATAGTACAACATCTTAGTCAACCGCAGTCTGGAATACGTAATACATCCTTAGGAGTAACTAGTATAAAAAGTATCAACATCAGTGGTTTgaatataaaaatttatttaaagtcaGAGTATGCAACAAATAAAacctacagaaaacagattttcccATCACAATCTGTTGCTTACCAAATAATGTTGTGAAAACACATTCCTTCAGTCATTATAAAgttcttaaaatacaaaagaaattaaattctgtaaGAAAGTCTAGCAGACCAGAGACTGTTTCTTCCCAGATGTTCTGCAGAAGCAAGGCTACCCCTCAATACATTCCGcgccatcctcctcctcccataCTGCCTTGCCCATAGTAGCCTCCACTATTTCCACTGCCACGACCTGCAAACAATTGACACACGGTCACGCATACATaccttaaaaagagaaaagacgTGATGGTAGCATGGGGCAGTCGCTGAGGAGGACTCCACTTACCCCACAATAACTGCAGCACTGTTACTCTCAACAGGCATTTGCAGCAGTAGCTGCACAAGCTCAAACCCAAGCGATTTAAATGAAACCACTACCCTCCTCCCCGCCTAACGCCTGCTCCCTGCCCAACACCCATTCCCACAAAATACACTTCAGACAAACTACTTACTGTATCCGCCTAAGCCATCAGGGGTTCCATATCCGCCACTGTAATTGCTACCCATTCCCATTCTACCGACAGAGCCATAACCTTGATCTGCAAAGCAGGAAATGCACTGTTACAAGCCTGGAACTCCTTCAGACACAGCAAAGTGCCAGCTAAGGCTGGGGCTGATGCATACCCATTCCATCTCTGCCATAGCCTCCCATGCCAGAACCACCTCCAGCAGTTGAATTCAGGAACAGTTCAATGTATCGATGCTCTGTGGGGAACAAAAGCACcttgctttgtattttatttcagagaacagAAGCACAGTTACACCACTCCCCCTCCCTACAAGTGACAAGCCCACAAAAATGAGCATGGAATGTGAGAAATGGCAAAGTCTTACGACTTGTATATTTACTGCACAGCAAATCAAGTTAAATGCAGTTTAAACCCTTATATCCAGTCTACCCTTATATACTCCACTAAATCCTGTTCAATGAAAGTCTTAAGAGAACAGAACACTCACGCATGTGATTTTTATCCTTAGACATGGCAGCTACTGCATCCTCATGTGTTACAAATTCCACATCTGCCTCTCCTGTAGCTCTTCCATCTGCCCCAATGTCAATGTGAACTCTTATGGGATTCAATGGCGAGAAAAACtaagaacaaaccaaaacaaaaaaatcacattaatgCAGCATTCAAGATGGGTACTTTCCTTCCACCCCAGGGATTAGTCGAGTGCAGCATTTGTTTCATCTCACTCGACCATATAAATTTAATTACTAATTCCCAAAGTATTTCTTAGTGATAGTAGACCTTCAACATGAGATCAATCTACGCTTACTGCTTATTATTACTCAATTCAAagagctcctgctgcagagcttgAGGAGCCTCCTTAAAAGCAAAGACATGAACAATAATTCCTGCCCACACACACTGCTTTAAGCAACAAGTTCTAATATGATGTCAtcctggaagaggaaaaagttaCTTCAGTTTTTGAAGAAGCAGAGCCAAACGGATCTCCCCAAAGTAAGGACATATTTATGGAATGCAAAGAGTTCAAAGACAATTCAAAGACTGCTCTTCCTTGCTACAGGACTTGGAGATCCAGCAGTGTTTCTGACCAGCAGCCTCTTCACCAAAGAGTACGTGTGCCCAAACCTTTGGCTACACTGCTGAAACACTGCTTATCAATTTGCAAGAACGTGCTCTGAATAGCAAAGCCTAAAGTTTGGCCCTTGTTctcaaaatgtctttaaatcAAACAAAGCGaactgacagaagaaaacatagctcaataagaaaaaaaaaacaaacacaaagaaaacaagcataAGCTTAGAATGAAGTTCTGCGTATAGAATATACAGGGACAACTACTAGAATGGAGCCCCCTGGTAGAAAGGCTATGTTTAAACCATGCCTCACATCCCAAGAACACATTTTCCCATACAACACATCTGCACCGACAAAAACGTATTCTTAAAATCGTGCAGATGCTCTTTTCTTTGCCACCCTGACCTCTCACAGGTAATGGGACATTGCTCCCTCCAAAGCAAATGCAGCTCCCTACGGCCTTCAGCACTGTAAATACTCGGCTAAACTTCTGGAAGCCTTAAAATGAGGATATCGATTGCAACAACTCGTCTCACCAATACACcttttctggaaatgaaaacagaccATGGAGATTGATGTTAAATACAGTTTGGCTGACTTCAGTAATCTTGCCTGAATCTCTAAAGGGCTCATTTGCTATTAAGCTTTGTAGAACTTGGATAGAGGGCCATGTCTTTAGTTAGCTATCTATCACTTGTCCAAGGACTTTAACCAAGTCTAAAACAGGAAAGACAGCAAGATGCAAACTCCTGGTACTAGGAAGTGCTTTTCCCCTCAGTACTTACATTGGCAATATCATTTTCTGTTGCTCGGAAAGGCAGTCCTCGCATGTGAACAAAATGACCGCCGCCATGGAAACCTGACCCTGCATCTGCAGCTCCACCATAGCCATGGCCTCCCATGCCTGTCACAAAACCAATACAAACGAGAACACACACCTGTCAGATCACCAGGAAAAGCCACAACAGTCATCACCACCCTCTGGCAGAAAGCACCTGCTTTATGCCACCAAACGCAAGGCAGTTACCTTCCCATCTGTCAACCCAAACACTTAACCGGAGAGTATTCTAAGCAATACATTTGCCTTTTCCTGAGCTTCCTCAATCTCCACCCCTTCCACCCCCATCTTTTAATTGTACCTTGTTTCTTCAATAAATAACCTAATGAAGAAAGCAATTACCTCTACCTTGGAAGGACTGTGTCTTACAACtcaaataatagaaaaatctttttaaacaaaccattaatttttgtttttacctcTCCCATCTCTCATTCTGTCATCATAGCCATCGTTTCCATAGCCATAGTTGTTATAACCACCGTAATCGTCAAAGCCACCGTATCCTGTGcaatggagagaaagaaaggaataatgATGTTACTACTGGAGATCCACCAAGCCATGCACAAGAGTCAATTTTTCAGACTTTGGGCACGCAGAAGCTTGCAACAGCCGCTACAGACTGTTAAACCTGCATTTCTGAACAGACTGCAAACATAAAACTCTTTTCGTACAGTAAAAAGACTGAAACATGCAAGCAAGAGCTCAAATTCAGCTGTATATACAGTTTCCTCATTACTTCCGTTAATCTTAAATACtaagccacatttttttttatgcattatAAGTAAAACTGTTATGAAGCGAGGTGTGTCAAACCTAGCAGGCATTGCAGCTATTgccatttctttatttcttgacAAAGATGTCAGGAACACGAAACTGACAACAGAACCTCCATTCATTAGATAGACATACCACCGTCATATCCACCACCTCCTCGACGCATTCTGTCATACATACTTCCACGCCCAGCTCCATAATAACCCCCTCTTCCTCCTAATGGTCTATCATATGGTCCAGGTCGTTGTTGTCCCATCATTCTTCTTGGCATGTCAGAAAATCCTCTGATTTCACTCTTACTACTTTTGAAGATTTCAATATATCTAATAAAAGAGGATGTTCAAGGAACCAGTAAGAATACACGC
Coding sequences within:
- the HNRNPH3 gene encoding heterogeneous nuclear ribonucleoprotein H3 isoform X2, coding for MDWTGKHNGPNDTTNDGTVVRLRGLPFGCSKEEIVQFFQGLEIVPNGITLTLDYQGRSTGEAFVQFASKEIAENALGKHKERIGHRYIEIFKSSKSEIRGFSDMPRRMMGQQRPGPYDRPLGGRGGYYGAGRGRYGGFDDYGGYNNYGYGNDGYDDRMRDGRGMGGHGYGGAADAGSGFHGGGHFVHMRGLPFRATENDIANFFSPLNPIRVHIDIGADGRATGEADVEFVTHEDAVAAMSKDKNHMQHRYIELFLNSTAGGGSGMGGYGRDGMDQGYGSVGRMGMGSNYSGGYGTPDGLGGYSRGSGNSGGYYGQGSMGGGGWRGMY
- the HNRNPH3 gene encoding heterogeneous nuclear ribonucleoprotein H3 isoform X1, with the translated sequence MDWTGKHNGPNDTTNDGTVVRLRGLPFGCSKEEIVQFFQGLEIVPNGITLTLDYQGRSTGEAFVQFASKEIAENALGKHKERIGHRYIEIFKSSKSEIRGFSDMPRRMMGQQRPGPYDRPLGGRGGYYGAGRGSMYDRMRRGGGGYDGGYGGFDDYGGYNNYGYGNDGYDDRMRDGRGMGGHGYGGAADAGSGFHGGGHFVHMRGLPFRATENDIANFFSPLNPIRVHIDIGADGRATGEADVEFVTHEDAVAAMSKDKNHMQHRYIELFLNSTAGGGSGMGGYGRDGMDQGYGSVGRMGMGSNYSGGYGTPDGLGGYSRGSGNSGGYYGQGSMGGGGWRGMY
- the HNRNPH3 gene encoding heterogeneous nuclear ribonucleoprotein H3 isoform X4 → MPRRMMGQQRPGPYDRPLGGRGGYYGAGRGSMYDRMRRGGGGYDGGYGGFDDYGGYNNYGYGNDGYDDRMRDGRGMGGHGYGGAADAGSGFHGGGHFVHMRGLPFRATENDIANFFSPLNPIRVHIDIGADGRATGEADVEFVTHEDAVAAMSKDKNHMQHRYIELFLNSTAGGGSGMGGYGRDGMDQGYGSVGRMGMGSNYSGGYGTPDGLGGYSRGSGNSGGYYGQGSMGGGGWRGMY
- the HNRNPH3 gene encoding heterogeneous nuclear ribonucleoprotein H3 isoform X3 translates to MDWTGKHNGPNDTTNDGTVVRLRGLPFGCSKEEIVQFFQGLEIVPNGITLTLDYQGRSTGEAFVQFASKEIAENALGKHKERIGHRYIEIFKSSKSEIRGFSDMPRRMMGQQRPGPYDRPLGGRGGYYGAGRGSMYDRMRRGGGGYDGGYGGFDDYGGYNNYGYGNDGYDDRMRDGRGMGGHGYGGAADAGSGFHGGGHFVHMRGLPFRATENDIANFFSPLNPIRVHIDIGADGRATGEADVEFVTHEDAVAAMSKDKNHMQHRYIELFLNSTAGGGSGMGGYGRDGMDQGYGSVGRMGMGSNYSGGYGTPDGLGGYSMYA